TAATGACCAATGACTAATGACCAACAGCCTTGTCCACTGCACATGCGAGCAATTACCTAAAATTCGCCAAATTGCGCGTTTTATCGCCTTAAACGCCAAAAGTCATTTTCAAATAATGAAAAAAAACTAAATTTGGCTTCACTATGAATACTTCTATGAACGATTTATGGGTGGGTGTCGACGTAGGCTCCACCACTGTGAAAATTGCTGTAGTCGATCCCGAGACATCTAAGCTTTTACACTATACATATCAGCGTCATAACGCCATGCAGGCGAAAAAGGTCTACGAGGTCCTGCGCGAAGCCCATGCCCTTTTCCCGGGCAAGAACTTCAGGGTCACGTTCTGCGGTAGCGGCGGTCAGCCGTTCGCCGAGGCCACTCACGCCTTCTTTGTGCAAGAAGTAGTCGCAAACGCACTTGCGGTGCGTGCCACCTACCCCGATTCCAGGGTCGCCATCGAACTCGGCGGTCAGGATGCCAAGGTTGTGTTCTTCGAAAAGGACAAGACCACCGGTAAGCTCATCGCCTCTGACATGCGCATGAACGGTGTCTGCGCCGGCGGTACGGGTGCATTTATCGACCAGGTCGCGGAACTCCTCCGCATCAAGACGGAAGTATTCGAAAGCTACGCCAAGCGTGGCCAAAAAGTCTATGAAATCTCGGGCCGTTGCGGCGTGTTCGCCAAGACGGACATCCAGCCGATGCTCAACAACGGCATCGCCAAAGAAGATATCGCCCTTTCGAGTTTCCACGCTATCGCAAAGCAGACCATCGGTGGCCTTGCCCAAGGTATGGAAATCAAGCCGCCTGTCATTTTTGAAGGTGGTCCCTTAACGTTCAACCCGACTCTCGTGAAGGCTTTCAAGGAACGCTTGGGCATCTCCGATGAACAGGCGATTGTCCCGGAACATTCCGAAGTGCTCGTTGCCATGGGCGCCGCACTCGCTAACGGTTCCATGTTCGCGAACCAGGAATGCATGTACCGCGAAGAGGGTTCTCTCGACGCACTCGTTCACTTTAACGAAATCCGCCAGGCCGAGAACAAGGCCAAGGCAGCCTCCGACCTCTTCTTCCAGAGCGAAGCAGAATACAAGCTGTTCCTCGAAGAACACAAGATGGCGGACAACCATTACCCGCAGCCGCCTTCCGGCACGACCATCAACGCCTACTTGGGCATTGACGCAGGTTCTACCACCACGAAGTTCGTGCTCATCGACGAAAACGAAAAGGTCATCGACGGCTTCTACGCGAGTAACGACGGTGAACCGCTCGCCGTCTTGAAGCGCGCCATGGTGGACCTCGCCGACCGCTACGAAGAATACGGCGTGAAGCTCAACATCTTGGGCGTGGGTACAACCGGTTACGGCGAACAGCTCTTTGCAAAGGCCGTGCACGCCGACTACCACACGGTGGAAACGGTCGCCCACGCAAACGCGGCCCAGCGCCTCTGCCCCGACGTCTCGTTCATCTTGGACATCGGCGGTCAAGACATGAAGGCCATCTCCGTGCAAGACGGCGTCGTCACGGGCATCATCCTCAACGAAGCCTGCTCCTCGGGTTGCGGTTCATTCATCGAAACGTACGCCCGCAGCCTCGGCATCCCGATGGAAAAGATTGCGGAACTCGCTTTCAACTCCAAGAGTCCGTCTCAACTCGGCAGCCGCTGCACCGTGTTCATGAACAGTTCCATCATCACGGAACAGCGCGATGGCAAGCAGCCCGAAGACATCATCGCGGGTATCTGCCGTTCCATCATCAACAACGTCTTTACGAAGGTCATCCGCATCCGCAACCTGAATACGCTCGGCAAGAAGGTCGTGGTGCAGGGCGGTACGTTCAAGAACAACGCCGTTCTCCGCGCCTTCGAACAGTACACGGGCCTCAAGGCCATCCGTCCGGAACGCCCGGGCGAAATGGGCGCTATCGGTATCGCTCTCCTCACGAAGAAGTTCATGGAAGAAAAGCGTGCTGCCGACCCGAACGTGCAAAGTAAGTTTATCGGGCTTGAAGCCATGCGCACCTTCAGCTGGCACAACCAGCCGGGTCAGCTCTGCCAGTACTGCACCAACCATTGCTCCCGCACCATCGTCACCTTCAGTGATGGCCAGAGCTTTGTGACAGGCAACCGCTGCGAACGCGGCGAAGTCACCGCCGACCCGAACGATCCGGCCACAAAGAAGCTCATCGCCGAAATCAACAAGAAGATGCAGGCCGTGCCGGACATGATCAAGCGCACAAACCAGCTCCTGGTCAAGGACTACGCTCCGCAGATTCTCTTGCCGCAGAACGGAAAGACCATCGGTATCCCGCGCGTACTCGAATTCTGGAACAGCCTCCCCTACTGGAAAGCATTCTTCACAGCCCTTGGTTACACCGTTGTCGTAAGCCGCCAGAGCGACTACAAGATGTTCGAAGCAGGTCTTCACAGTGTGCCTTCGGATACAGTCTGCTTCCCGGCCAAGCTCGTCCACGGCCATGTGCTGAGCCTCATC
This is a stretch of genomic DNA from Fibrobacter sp. UWB4. It encodes these proteins:
- a CDS encoding acyl-CoA dehydratase activase, whose amino-acid sequence is MNTSMNDLWVGVDVGSTTVKIAVVDPETSKLLHYTYQRHNAMQAKKVYEVLREAHALFPGKNFRVTFCGSGGQPFAEATHAFFVQEVVANALAVRATYPDSRVAIELGGQDAKVVFFEKDKTTGKLIASDMRMNGVCAGGTGAFIDQVAELLRIKTEVFESYAKRGQKVYEISGRCGVFAKTDIQPMLNNGIAKEDIALSSFHAIAKQTIGGLAQGMEIKPPVIFEGGPLTFNPTLVKAFKERLGISDEQAIVPEHSEVLVAMGAALANGSMFANQECMYREEGSLDALVHFNEIRQAENKAKAASDLFFQSEAEYKLFLEEHKMADNHYPQPPSGTTINAYLGIDAGSTTTKFVLIDENEKVIDGFYASNDGEPLAVLKRAMVDLADRYEEYGVKLNILGVGTTGYGEQLFAKAVHADYHTVETVAHANAAQRLCPDVSFILDIGGQDMKAISVQDGVVTGIILNEACSSGCGSFIETYARSLGIPMEKIAELAFNSKSPSQLGSRCTVFMNSSIITEQRDGKQPEDIIAGICRSIINNVFTKVIRIRNLNTLGKKVVVQGGTFKNNAVLRAFEQYTGLKAIRPERPGEMGAIGIALLTKKFMEEKRAADPNVQSKFIGLEAMRTFSWHNQPGQLCQYCTNHCSRTIVTFSDGQSFVTGNRCERGEVTADPNDPATKKLIAEINKKMQAVPDMIKRTNQLLVKDYAPQILLPQNGKTIGIPRVLEFWNSLPYWKAFFTALGYTVVVSRQSDYKMFEAGLHSVPSDTVCFPAKLVHGHVLSLIEKKVDRIFFPMMISLPSDHTKFNATTVCPVVQGYPNICQNTDEPEKNYGIPMDQPIFHWANTKLRRSQTIDWFHDNWNIDKKILDKAVTEGEKALNNYRTTLLEEGQKILDEVKANDSFAVVIAGRPYHADLLINHNIASHFTAMGIPVLTTESLPGVYDQDVPSHTRVEIKNTFHLRMLGATMIASRDPHVELAQIVSFGCGHDSVLTDEMMRMMHRDSNKEMLMLKLDEGDARGPVGIRIKSFIETVKARRAANLPDKPISNEPQFHTPYVASDKTKRIILTPNLSPAFAILASSYIQGKGYLSDYLPVADKRAIELGKKYVHNDICFPCQINIGECLKWLEEHPNVPQTEVSMCLAKNCENCRAVQYSVLGRKALDEAGYKDVSIITTGIDYKGMHPGFQLGLDFRLHTLWGLAFMDAIETAYRALRPYEIHKGDSKKIYSKWMPELMKTAATLKKTELGSAKRLVEMLRQCIDEFNKVEITEARQKGIRKPRVAVLGEILMNYHPSANGHVEDYLMDNGMEVYLPGMMDFFRVDEVVRAEKIKRGFSANPIADRIEGSVTAKLFAHAAETAKKVMQSFKLYEHHADCFELVNYIDGIIDPTYNTGEGWLIPAEILYNSKHGINSFIIVQPFACLANHISGRGLTKAVKERCPHVQILSLDYDPDTSFANIENRLQMLIINARELERANKVNGPAASRQ